A genomic window from Streptomyces broussonetiae includes:
- a CDS encoding serine hydrolase, with translation MESTRARRGRRRRPSRRRPLLYTALALVAVTGVTAGGTVYVKARARTGAAAVSSAATPSASPSAGVSEEASVTRPAVDRNALLSEAMDAVSVPSGAEVSAAVLAMDSAESAGYGTAAFDAASIVKVDILAALLLQAQDAGRQLTATQKAYATKMIENSDNDSATQLWHAIGRADGLDAANERFGLTATSGGDGELWGLTQTTAKDQLVLLQQVFGDASQLSAASRSYVQGLMESVETGQQWGVSAAADDNSTALKNGWLARSTTGLWDVNSIGKVTVDGTGYLVAVLSKGTGSRASGITLVEAAAKAAVSAFTAA, from the coding sequence ATGGAGTCCACCAGAGCCCGCCGGGGCCGTCGCAGGCGCCCGTCCCGGCGCCGTCCGCTGCTGTACACCGCGCTCGCCCTCGTCGCCGTGACCGGGGTGACGGCCGGGGGCACGGTCTATGTGAAGGCGCGGGCGCGCACAGGGGCCGCGGCCGTATCGTCGGCGGCGACGCCCTCGGCCTCCCCCTCGGCCGGGGTGAGCGAGGAGGCATCGGTGACGAGGCCGGCGGTGGACCGGAACGCGCTGCTGAGCGAGGCGATGGACGCGGTGAGCGTGCCGTCGGGCGCCGAGGTGTCGGCGGCCGTGCTGGCGATGGACTCCGCCGAGAGCGCCGGGTACGGGACGGCGGCCTTCGACGCGGCGAGCATCGTCAAGGTGGACATCCTGGCCGCGCTGCTGCTGCAGGCGCAGGACGCGGGCCGGCAGCTGACGGCGACGCAGAAGGCGTACGCCACGAAGATGATCGAGAACAGCGACAACGACTCCGCGACGCAGCTGTGGCACGCGATCGGCCGGGCGGACGGCCTGGACGCGGCCAACGAGCGCTTCGGGCTGACGGCGACCTCTGGAGGCGACGGCGAGCTGTGGGGGCTGACCCAGACCACGGCGAAGGACCAACTCGTACTGCTCCAGCAGGTATTCGGGGACGCATCGCAGCTGAGCGCGGCCTCGCGGTCGTATGTCCAGGGGCTGATGGAGTCGGTGGAGACCGGCCAGCAGTGGGGTGTGTCGGCCGCGGCGGACGACAACTCCACCGCCCTGAAGAACGGTTGGCTCGCCCGCAGCACCACGGGACTGTGGGACGTCAACAGCATCGGGAAGGTGACCGTGGACGGCACCGGCTACCTGGTGGCGGTGCTGTCCAAGGGCACCGGGAGCCGGGCGAGCGGCATCACGCTGGTGGAGGCGGCGGCGAAGGCGGCGGTGTCGGCGTTCACTGCTGCGTGA
- a CDS encoding alpha/beta hydrolase family protein produces MPPVRPTRRSLIAGGLGAVATAAVPLSLSTPAAAAGLIPIRLAGPTGPAPVGAVELHLVDSSRTDPWSGQAREVMVTVTYPAADVRDRAVLPWLPAGAERALKARFGGAVDGYALPRTHSADRAPVRPGRRPVLLHSPGHQADRTFNTLLIEDLASWGYVVVAVDHPYDSGEVEFPDGRVVGTRPDDGSLEAVTAAVAVRAADLRFVLDQLAVLDRGGNPDAERRPLPRGLRGTPDLTRVGTFGHSRGGAASATMMYLDERVRAGIDLDGGLFGPVVEHGLDRPFLLMDTAIYDGLNQDPSWPPFWAHLTDWRRCLRLADADHNSYTDIVALAPQVPEPVRRTLQAGTIPADRAVAAVRASVRAFFDLQLRGRPDTGHLLRGASPRHPEILYIAG; encoded by the coding sequence GTGCCTCCCGTACGCCCAACTCGCCGATCCCTCATAGCCGGTGGCCTCGGAGCCGTCGCCACAGCGGCCGTTCCGCTGTCGCTGTCCACGCCCGCGGCGGCGGCCGGTCTCATCCCCATCCGGCTGGCCGGGCCGACCGGTCCCGCGCCGGTGGGCGCCGTAGAGCTGCACCTGGTCGACTCGTCGCGGACCGACCCCTGGTCGGGGCAGGCGCGCGAGGTGATGGTGACCGTGACGTACCCGGCCGCCGACGTCCGTGACCGCGCGGTGCTGCCGTGGCTGCCGGCGGGCGCCGAGCGGGCGCTGAAGGCCCGCTTCGGGGGCGCGGTGGACGGCTACGCGCTCCCCCGGACGCACAGCGCGGACCGCGCGCCGGTGCGGCCGGGACGTCGTCCGGTGCTGCTTCACTCGCCGGGCCACCAGGCGGACCGCACCTTCAACACGCTCCTCATCGAGGACCTGGCATCCTGGGGCTATGTCGTGGTCGCGGTCGACCATCCCTACGACTCGGGCGAGGTGGAGTTCCCGGACGGCCGTGTGGTGGGCACTCGCCCCGACGACGGGAGCCTCGAGGCCGTCACGGCCGCGGTCGCCGTGCGCGCCGCCGATCTGCGGTTCGTCCTCGACCAGTTGGCCGTGCTGGACCGGGGCGGCAACCCGGACGCCGAACGGCGTCCGCTCCCGCGCGGGCTGCGCGGCACGCCGGACCTGACACGGGTGGGCACCTTCGGTCACTCCCGGGGCGGCGCCGCGTCGGCGACCATGATGTACCTGGACGAGCGGGTGCGAGCCGGCATCGACCTGGACGGCGGCCTTTTCGGGCCGGTGGTCGAGCACGGCCTCGACCGGCCGTTCCTGCTGATGGACACGGCGATCTACGACGGGCTGAACCAGGACCCGAGCTGGCCCCCCTTCTGGGCGCACCTGACCGACTGGCGCCGCTGTCTGCGGCTCGCCGACGCCGACCACAACTCGTACACCGACATCGTGGCCCTCGCCCCGCAGGTGCCCGAGCCGGTGCGCAGGACGCTGCAGGCCGGCACGATCCCAGCCGACCGGGCCGTCGCCGCCGTAAGGGCGAGCGTGCGGGCCTTCTTCGATCTCCAGCTGCGCGGCCGTCCGGACACCGGGCACCTGCTGCGGGGCGCTTCGCCGCGCCATCCGGAGATCCTGTACATCGCCGGTTAG
- the rplT gene encoding 50S ribosomal protein L20, protein MARVKRAVNAHKKRRAILEQASGYRGQRSRLYRKAKEQVTHSLVYNYNDRKKRKGDFRQLWIQRINAAARANGITYNRFIQGLKAANVEVDRKILAELAVNDANAFAALVEVAQKALPSDVNAPKAA, encoded by the coding sequence GTGGCACGCGTCAAGCGGGCAGTCAACGCCCACAAGAAGCGCCGGGCGATCCTCGAGCAGGCCTCCGGCTACCGCGGTCAGCGTTCGCGCCTGTACCGCAAGGCCAAGGAGCAGGTCACCCACTCGCTGGTCTACAACTACAACGACCGCAAGAAGCGCAAGGGCGACTTCCGTCAGCTGTGGATCCAGCGCATCAACGCCGCTGCCCGCGCCAACGGCATCACCTACAACCGCTTCATCCAGGGTCTCAAGGCCGCGAACGTCGAGGTCGACCGCAAGATCCTGGCCGAGCTGGCCGTGAACGACGCGAACGCCTTCGCGGCGCTCGTCGAGGTCGCGCAGAAGGCGCTGCCGTCGGACGTCAACGCGCCGAAGGCCGCGTGA
- the mycP gene encoding type VII secretion-associated serine protease mycosin has translation MKRSAGAALSLLLTGALTLLPCAAAHADGIRAQQWGLDALRLDEAWQTTKGRGATVAVLDTGVEDDHPDLAGNVLPGKDMIGFGAKRGDRSWARHGTAMAGIIAGHGHGPGGSAGVMGVAPEAKILPVRVILEDGDPARTQARTVRGNALADGIRWAADHGADVINLSLGDDSNSAHPEPSEDEAVQYALKKGVVVVASAGNGGDKGDHISYPAAYPGVIVATAVDRYGTRASFSTRRWYATVSAPGVDVVIADPDHKYYDGWGTSAASAFVSGAAALVKAAHPTLSPAQIKKLLEDTAEDAPVGGRDDSRGFGMIDPAAALKAADRIRPQSLHAASYAKKYFGAGPDAPRATSSPADWAGPLAGGTGGVLLVAGVVLWRGRRRSAA, from the coding sequence ATGAAGCGATCCGCCGGAGCGGCGCTGAGCCTGCTGCTCACCGGCGCCCTCACCCTGCTGCCGTGCGCCGCGGCCCACGCCGACGGCATCCGTGCCCAGCAGTGGGGGCTCGACGCGCTGCGTCTGGACGAGGCCTGGCAGACCACCAAGGGCCGGGGCGCCACCGTCGCCGTCCTGGACACCGGCGTCGAGGACGACCATCCCGACCTCGCCGGAAACGTCCTGCCCGGCAAGGACATGATCGGCTTCGGCGCCAAGCGGGGCGACCGTTCCTGGGCCCGGCACGGCACCGCCATGGCCGGCATCATCGCCGGGCACGGACACGGACCCGGCGGCTCCGCCGGCGTCATGGGCGTCGCCCCCGAGGCGAAGATCCTGCCCGTCCGGGTGATCCTGGAGGACGGCGACCCCGCCCGCACCCAGGCCCGTACCGTCCGGGGCAACGCCCTTGCCGACGGCATCCGTTGGGCCGCCGACCACGGCGCCGACGTCATCAACCTCTCCCTCGGCGACGACTCGAACTCCGCGCACCCCGAGCCGAGCGAGGACGAGGCCGTCCAGTACGCCCTGAAGAAGGGCGTGGTCGTCGTCGCCTCCGCGGGCAACGGCGGCGACAAGGGCGACCACATCTCCTACCCGGCGGCCTACCCCGGGGTCATCGTCGCGACCGCGGTCGACCGCTACGGCACCCGCGCCTCCTTCTCGACCCGCCGCTGGTACGCCACGGTCAGCGCGCCCGGCGTCGACGTGGTCATCGCCGACCCCGACCACAAGTACTACGACGGCTGGGGCACTTCGGCCGCCTCCGCCTTCGTCTCCGGTGCGGCGGCCCTGGTCAAGGCCGCCCACCCCACGCTGAGCCCGGCCCAGATCAAGAAGCTCCTGGAGGACACCGCCGAGGACGCGCCGGTCGGCGGACGGGACGACTCCCGGGGCTTCGGCATGATCGACCCGGCGGCCGCACTCAAGGCGGCCGACCGCATCCGGCCGCAGAGCCTGCACGCGGCCTCGTACGCAAAGAAGTACTTCGGCGCCGGACCGGACGCCCCCAGGGCCACCTCCTCGCCCGCCGACTGGGCGGGCCCCCTGGCCGGCGGCACCGGCGGGGTCCTGCTGGTGGCGGGCGTGGTGCTGTGGCGGGGGCGCAGGCGGAGCGCGGCCTGA
- the rpmI gene encoding 50S ribosomal protein L35, producing MPKNKSHSGASKRFKITGSGKVLRERAGKRHLLEHKSSRVTRRLTGNAEMAPGDAAKIKKLLGK from the coding sequence ATGCCGAAGAACAAGTCGCACAGCGGTGCCAGCAAGCGCTTCAAGATCACCGGCTCCGGCAAGGTGCTCCGCGAGCGCGCCGGCAAGCGCCACCTGCTCGAGCACAAGTCGTCCCGCGTCACGCGTCGCCTCACCGGCAACGCCGAGATGGCCCCGGGCGACGCCGCGAAGATCAAGAAGCTTCTCGGCAAGTGA
- a CDS encoding TrmH family RNA methyltransferase → MPTPELISPRSARVSAARRLAKRNFRGKDRLFLAEGPQAVREAAGHRGEGTATLVEVFATVEAAERYADIIGAARSAGAPVHLASEEVIADISTTVTPQGLVGVCRFLDTSFEDILAARPKLVAVLAHVRDPGNAGTVLRCADAAGAEAVVLTDASVDLYNPKAVRASVGSHFHLPVAVGVPVERAVQGLKDAGVRILAADGAGDRDLDEELDKGTMGGPTAWVFGNEAWGLPEETRALADAVVRVPIHGKAESLNLATAAAVCLYASARAQRASGGCRSVTES, encoded by the coding sequence ATGCCCACCCCCGAGCTGATTTCCCCCCGGTCCGCCCGTGTGAGCGCCGCCCGGCGGTTGGCGAAGCGGAATTTCCGGGGGAAGGACCGGCTGTTTCTCGCGGAGGGGCCGCAGGCCGTCAGGGAGGCGGCCGGGCATCGGGGTGAGGGCACTGCGACCCTCGTCGAGGTGTTCGCCACCGTGGAGGCAGCCGAGCGCTACGCCGACATCATCGGCGCCGCACGCAGCGCCGGGGCCCCGGTGCACCTCGCCTCCGAAGAGGTCATCGCCGACATCTCCACCACCGTGACCCCGCAGGGGCTGGTCGGGGTGTGCCGCTTCCTGGACACGTCCTTCGAGGACATCCTCGCCGCCCGGCCGAAGCTGGTCGCCGTCCTCGCCCACGTGCGCGACCCCGGCAACGCCGGCACCGTGCTGCGCTGCGCCGACGCCGCCGGCGCCGAGGCCGTCGTCCTCACCGACGCCTCCGTCGACCTGTACAACCCGAAGGCCGTACGTGCCTCCGTCGGCTCCCACTTCCATCTGCCCGTCGCCGTCGGCGTGCCCGTCGAGCGGGCCGTGCAGGGGCTGAAGGACGCAGGCGTGCGCATCCTCGCCGCCGACGGGGCGGGAGACCGGGACCTCGACGAGGAGCTGGACAAGGGCACCATGGGCGGGCCGACCGCCTGGGTGTTCGGGAACGAGGCGTGGGGGCTGCCGGAGGAGACGCGCGCCCTCGCCGACGCCGTCGTCCGCGTCCCCATCCACGGAAAGGCCGAGAGCCTGAACCTCGCCACGGCCGCCGCCGTATGTCTCTATGCGTCGGCCCGTGCACAGCGCGCCTCCGGAGGGTGCCGCTCCGTCACCGAGAGCTAG
- the infC gene encoding translation initiation factor IF-3: MWCYRGGSISAEPRINDRIRVPEVRLVGPSGEQVGIVPLAKALELAQEYDLDLVEVAANARPPVCKLMDYGKFKYESAMKAREARKNQAHTVIKEMKLRPKIDPHDYDTKKGHVVRFLKQGDKVKITIMFRGREQSRPELGYRLLQRLAEDVQDLGFVESNPKQDGRNMIMVLGPHKKKTEAMAEARQAQEARKAEAKANPGKSQNPAEAEAPSEEPAEA; the protein is encoded by the coding sequence GTGTGGTGCTACCGAGGAGGATCCATCAGCGCCGAGCCCCGCATCAACGACCGGATTCGCGTTCCCGAGGTGCGACTTGTCGGTCCCAGTGGCGAGCAGGTGGGCATTGTCCCGCTCGCTAAGGCACTGGAGCTTGCGCAGGAGTACGACCTGGACCTGGTCGAGGTCGCGGCGAACGCCCGTCCGCCCGTGTGCAAGCTCATGGACTACGGGAAGTTCAAGTACGAGTCGGCCATGAAGGCCCGTGAGGCGCGCAAGAACCAGGCGCACACGGTCATCAAGGAGATGAAGCTCCGGCCGAAGATCGACCCGCACGACTATGACACCAAGAAGGGTCACGTCGTCCGGTTCCTCAAGCAGGGCGACAAGGTCAAGATCACGATCATGTTCCGTGGTCGCGAGCAGTCCCGGCCCGAGCTGGGCTACCGGCTGCTGCAGCGCCTCGCGGAGGACGTCCAGGACCTCGGTTTCGTCGAGTCGAACCCGAAGCAGGACGGCCGCAACATGATCATGGTTCTCGGTCCGCACAAGAAGAAGACCGAGGCCATGGCCGAGGCCCGGCAGGCGCAGGAAGCCCGCAAGGCCGAGGCGAAGGCGAACCCCGGTAAGTCGCAGAACCCTGCCGAGGCCGAGGCACCTTCCGAGGAGCCCGCCGAGGCGTGA
- a CDS encoding SseB family protein: MANKNIPDPGFSDDDGSADPRLSAALAAWAEDRGALEPVLEALKGARLLVPVVAVLGEVEEDEKGLRREKTSDMAVPTLKAGHRTALPAFTSTTALARWDPAARPVAVPLHQALQAAAHEKADTVVLDLAGPVPFELTGPALLALAEGRTSTDPLTDPAVLEAVRKAVAAEPAVLRAHLGPGRADGTLALVLDPAAAPAQAARTVAERLAADETLRARLVRGLDLALLPAGTTPPGEPLYMKE, translated from the coding sequence GTGGCGAACAAGAACATTCCCGACCCCGGCTTCTCCGACGACGACGGCTCCGCCGACCCCCGGCTGAGCGCCGCGCTCGCCGCCTGGGCCGAGGACCGCGGCGCCCTCGAGCCCGTCCTCGAGGCACTCAAGGGCGCCCGTCTGCTCGTCCCGGTCGTCGCCGTGCTCGGCGAGGTCGAGGAGGACGAGAAGGGTCTGCGCCGCGAGAAGACCAGCGACATGGCCGTACCCACCCTGAAGGCCGGACACCGCACGGCGCTGCCCGCCTTCACCTCCACCACCGCACTCGCCCGCTGGGACCCCGCGGCCCGCCCGGTCGCCGTACCCCTGCACCAGGCGCTGCAGGCCGCCGCCCACGAGAAGGCCGACACGGTCGTGCTGGACCTCGCGGGGCCCGTGCCGTTCGAGCTGACCGGCCCGGCGCTGCTCGCCCTCGCGGAGGGCCGCACGAGCACCGACCCGCTCACCGACCCGGCCGTGCTGGAGGCCGTGCGTAAGGCCGTGGCGGCGGAGCCCGCCGTGCTGCGCGCCCACCTCGGACCGGGTCGGGCCGACGGCACCCTCGCCCTCGTGCTCGACCCGGCCGCGGCGCCCGCGCAGGCCGCCCGCACGGTCGCCGAGCGGCTCGCGGCCGACGAAACACTGAGGGCCCGCCTGGTGCGCGGCCTCGACCTGGCACTGCTGCCGGCCGGGACCACGCCTCCGGGCGAGCCCCTGTACATGAAGGAATGA
- a CDS encoding DUF1844 domain-containing protein, with translation MSETPPENPDFDAMTRDIAEVPAVEVIVTVAVNLMSAAAVKLGLSEEGEKYKDLDEARKLITGLAGLLDASATEISSFHAAPLRDGLKSLQLAFREASIVPDEPGQGPGEKYTGPVYG, from the coding sequence ATGAGTGAGACCCCTCCTGAGAACCCCGACTTCGACGCGATGACCCGGGACATCGCCGAGGTCCCCGCCGTCGAGGTGATCGTGACGGTCGCCGTCAATCTGATGAGCGCCGCCGCCGTGAAGCTCGGGCTGAGCGAGGAGGGCGAGAAGTACAAGGACCTGGACGAGGCCCGCAAGCTGATCACCGGTCTCGCCGGACTGCTGGACGCGAGCGCGACCGAGATCAGCTCCTTCCACGCGGCCCCGCTGCGCGACGGCCTGAAGTCGCTCCAGCTGGCCTTCCGCGAGGCGTCGATCGTCCCGGACGAGCCGGGCCAGGGGCCGGGCGAGAAGTACACCGGCCCGGTCTACGGCTGA